A stretch of Trichomycterus rosablanca isolate fTriRos1 chromosome 8, fTriRos1.hap1, whole genome shotgun sequence DNA encodes these proteins:
- the nkrf gene encoding NF-kappa-B-repressing factor isoform X1 — MNNNVFHLDDFRQKYESDEQWRARGLLIHKHLNKYDENNIDQLLALSMVWINHVFMGCRYGPHLMQRVLEMAEGINVGEMLSYELVPSAEAKKRQNSSDGSEEPMRKMHVSNFGSRPRFEPVQFVTGSSLSSSRVGCTDGKENETERRREEMNHTGPRDTEQQWYSNDTGYNSPSSSSFDGGSSYSHDSWSDQSSSNMSFGNKSGLGYGGRAPNSNFIGKMQQDYTARYEAHTSRQKNSPPQSSRYDSYAGGRSGRWDSGRHGLGFGHQDRPQSSKAMNRVYDTPSRGSPGLLPTPCIPKTISPATVEEKQRLIVRVLNAVAVTLRDPAFVGGPDGPNYNFILSRSIQACKTNPEYIYVNLKDIPQSDLPKNKKVPSEGYACELRCSAVYLATGYSGSKNGARDRASEQAVKTFMKPVEVRVVQRQYKRNYVSDMVVCQINTPTPPLVPPLRNPEDSPPPSTKGQYVPDKSKHWSECVLNENAHDAICILNNSAACNRMKIDYAFSPIPNSNMWVCSVYLQGELLAQARGTKKTSKHIAAEEAVKKLRMNQANRQHQEQYEQNHQQSFFQENPTFEQPTNHFNQLGGGKKKLSELVILENSDNAICIINDTAQFNKVTADYRFTMLADQNWRCEVYLEGQFVASGIGPKKIVKHVAAEEAIATLKRTYAVVKSNLRKEGNVDALSRNQIMARAGEEAMRQEIKEDNIGNQLLRKMGWKGGGLGREGEGIAEPIMVKEQFTREGLGMDRDRHGNHLTKRNIEEIIRNYACSDRQDDLRFSTELNNDERKQIHQVSQKYGLRSKSYGQGKQRFLVVSRRVHKDQLIGQLLQEGQVGRYELVKPQASH; from the exons ATATGGCCCACATCTGATGCAGAGAGTGCTTGAGATGGCAGAGGGGATTAATGTTGGCGAAATGCTTTCATATGAACTAGTCCCAAGCGCTGAAgccaaaaaaagacaaaattcATCTGATGGAA GTGAGGAGCCAATGAGGAAGATGCACGTGTCTAATTTTGGCTCTAGACCAAGATTTGAGCCAGTACAGTTTGTCACTGGGAGCAGCCTGAGCAGCAGTAGAGTAGGATGCACCGAtggaaaagaaaatgaaacgGAGCGTAGGAGAGAGGAGATGAACCACACAGGGCCAAGGGATACAGAGCAGCAATGGTACAGCAATGACACAGGCTATAACTCTCCTTCCAGCTCTTCCTTTGACGGAGGATCATCATACAGTCATGACTCATGGAGCGATCAGAGCAGCAGCAACATGTCCTTTGGAAACAAGAGCGGGCTTGGCTATGGGGGAAGAGCACCTAACTCGAACTTTATAGGAAAAATGCAGCAGGACTATACAGCAAGATATGAGGCACATACTTCAAGACAGAAAAACTCGCCCCCCCAGTCAAGCCGATATGATAGTTACGCAGGGGGGAGGTCTGGGCGTTGGGATTCTGGAAGGCATGGTTTGGGCTTTGGTCATCAGGACAGGCCACAGTCTAGCAAAGCTATGAATAGAGTCTATGACACTCCAAGCAGAGGAAGTCCTGGCCTGCTTCCTACACCATGTATACCAAAGACAATCTCACCAGCAACAGTAGAGGAGAAGCAGAGGCTAATCGTGAGGGTTTTAAATGCTGTAGCTGTAACCCTCCGGGATCCTGCGTTTGTTGGTGGACCCGACGGCCCGAATTATAATTTCATTCTCAGTCGCAGCATTCAAGCTTGTAAAACTAATCCAGAATACATTTATGTTAATTTGAAGGATATTCCCCAGTCCGATCTACCCAAGAACAAGAAAGTGCCATCCGAGGGCTATGCATGTGAGCTGAGATGTTCTGCAGTGTACCTTGCAACAGGTTACTCTGGCAGCAAGAACGGTGCCAGGGATCGTGCATCAGAGCAGGCCGTCAAAACATTCATGAAGCCGGTGGAAGTCCGTGTCGTGCAGCGTCAGTACAAACGCAACTACgtcagtgacatggtggtgtgccAGATCAACACACCAACCCCACCTTTAGTTCCACCCCTACGCAACCCAGAGGACAGTCCGCCACCTAGTACCAAAGGTCAGTACGTGCCTGATAAATCCAAACACTGGTCAGAATGTGTCCTGAATGAGAATGCACACGATGCCATCTGTATCCTCAACAATTCTGCTGCCTGCAACCGGATGAAAATCGACTACGCCTTCAGTCCAATACCTAACAGCAATATGTGGGTGTGTAGTGTATACCTGCAGGGTGAGCTTTTGGCACAAGCCAGGGGTACAAAAAAGACCTCCAAGCACATTGCAGCTGAGGAGGCCGTGAAAAAGCTACGAATGAACCAGGCCAACCGGCAGCACCAGGAACAGTACGAACAAAACCATCAGCAGTCGTTTTTTCAAGAAAACCCCACCTTCGAGCAGCCTACTAACCATTTTAATCAACTGGGTGGAGGCAAGAAAAAGCTCAGTGAACTGGTTATTCTGGAAAACTCTGATAATGCCATTTGCATCATCAACGACACGGCGCAGTTCAATAAAGTCACTGCGGACTACAGATTCACTATGTTAGCAGACCAGAACTGGAGATGTGAAGTTTATTTAGAGGGCCAGTTTGTAGCTTCTGGGATCGGCCCCAAGAAAATCGTTAAACACGTCGCAGCTGAAGAGGCCATTGCTACACTGAAACGTACATACGCGGTGGTGAAGTCCAACCTCAGGAAGGAAGGCAACGTGGATGCTCTTTCCCGAAATCAGATCATGGCCCGCGCCGGAGAAGAGGCCATGCGGCAGGAGATCAAGGAGGACAACATCGGTAACCAGTTGCTGCGTAAGATGGGCTGGAAAGGCGGCGGTTTAGGCCGAGAGGGAGAAGGCATCGCAGAACCAATCATGGTTAAGGAACAGTTTACTAGAGAAGGACTGGGTATGGACCGGGACAGACATGGGAATCACCTGACCAAGCGTAACATTGAGGAAATCATACGCAATTATGCTTGCTCAGATCGGCAGGACGACCTGCGCTTCTCCACAGAGTTGAATAACGACGAGCGCAAGCAGATCCATCAGGTCTCACAAAAATACGGGCTGCGGAGCAAATCCTACGGTCAGGGAAAACAGCGCTTTCTTGTCGTTAGCCGAAGAGTTCACAAGGACCAACTGATCGGTCAGCTGCTGCAAGAGGGTCAGGTTGGACGGTACGAGTTGGTCAAACCACAGGCCTCTCACTGA
- the nkrf gene encoding NF-kappa-B-repressing factor isoform X2, whose protein sequence is MQRVLEMAEGINVGEMLSYELVPSAEAKKRQNSSDGSEEPMRKMHVSNFGSRPRFEPVQFVTGSSLSSSRVGCTDGKENETERRREEMNHTGPRDTEQQWYSNDTGYNSPSSSSFDGGSSYSHDSWSDQSSSNMSFGNKSGLGYGGRAPNSNFIGKMQQDYTARYEAHTSRQKNSPPQSSRYDSYAGGRSGRWDSGRHGLGFGHQDRPQSSKAMNRVYDTPSRGSPGLLPTPCIPKTISPATVEEKQRLIVRVLNAVAVTLRDPAFVGGPDGPNYNFILSRSIQACKTNPEYIYVNLKDIPQSDLPKNKKVPSEGYACELRCSAVYLATGYSGSKNGARDRASEQAVKTFMKPVEVRVVQRQYKRNYVSDMVVCQINTPTPPLVPPLRNPEDSPPPSTKGQYVPDKSKHWSECVLNENAHDAICILNNSAACNRMKIDYAFSPIPNSNMWVCSVYLQGELLAQARGTKKTSKHIAAEEAVKKLRMNQANRQHQEQYEQNHQQSFFQENPTFEQPTNHFNQLGGGKKKLSELVILENSDNAICIINDTAQFNKVTADYRFTMLADQNWRCEVYLEGQFVASGIGPKKIVKHVAAEEAIATLKRTYAVVKSNLRKEGNVDALSRNQIMARAGEEAMRQEIKEDNIGNQLLRKMGWKGGGLGREGEGIAEPIMVKEQFTREGLGMDRDRHGNHLTKRNIEEIIRNYACSDRQDDLRFSTELNNDERKQIHQVSQKYGLRSKSYGQGKQRFLVVSRRVHKDQLIGQLLQEGQVGRYELVKPQASH, encoded by the exons ATGCAGAGAGTGCTTGAGATGGCAGAGGGGATTAATGTTGGCGAAATGCTTTCATATGAACTAGTCCCAAGCGCTGAAgccaaaaaaagacaaaattcATCTGATGGAA GTGAGGAGCCAATGAGGAAGATGCACGTGTCTAATTTTGGCTCTAGACCAAGATTTGAGCCAGTACAGTTTGTCACTGGGAGCAGCCTGAGCAGCAGTAGAGTAGGATGCACCGAtggaaaagaaaatgaaacgGAGCGTAGGAGAGAGGAGATGAACCACACAGGGCCAAGGGATACAGAGCAGCAATGGTACAGCAATGACACAGGCTATAACTCTCCTTCCAGCTCTTCCTTTGACGGAGGATCATCATACAGTCATGACTCATGGAGCGATCAGAGCAGCAGCAACATGTCCTTTGGAAACAAGAGCGGGCTTGGCTATGGGGGAAGAGCACCTAACTCGAACTTTATAGGAAAAATGCAGCAGGACTATACAGCAAGATATGAGGCACATACTTCAAGACAGAAAAACTCGCCCCCCCAGTCAAGCCGATATGATAGTTACGCAGGGGGGAGGTCTGGGCGTTGGGATTCTGGAAGGCATGGTTTGGGCTTTGGTCATCAGGACAGGCCACAGTCTAGCAAAGCTATGAATAGAGTCTATGACACTCCAAGCAGAGGAAGTCCTGGCCTGCTTCCTACACCATGTATACCAAAGACAATCTCACCAGCAACAGTAGAGGAGAAGCAGAGGCTAATCGTGAGGGTTTTAAATGCTGTAGCTGTAACCCTCCGGGATCCTGCGTTTGTTGGTGGACCCGACGGCCCGAATTATAATTTCATTCTCAGTCGCAGCATTCAAGCTTGTAAAACTAATCCAGAATACATTTATGTTAATTTGAAGGATATTCCCCAGTCCGATCTACCCAAGAACAAGAAAGTGCCATCCGAGGGCTATGCATGTGAGCTGAGATGTTCTGCAGTGTACCTTGCAACAGGTTACTCTGGCAGCAAGAACGGTGCCAGGGATCGTGCATCAGAGCAGGCCGTCAAAACATTCATGAAGCCGGTGGAAGTCCGTGTCGTGCAGCGTCAGTACAAACGCAACTACgtcagtgacatggtggtgtgccAGATCAACACACCAACCCCACCTTTAGTTCCACCCCTACGCAACCCAGAGGACAGTCCGCCACCTAGTACCAAAGGTCAGTACGTGCCTGATAAATCCAAACACTGGTCAGAATGTGTCCTGAATGAGAATGCACACGATGCCATCTGTATCCTCAACAATTCTGCTGCCTGCAACCGGATGAAAATCGACTACGCCTTCAGTCCAATACCTAACAGCAATATGTGGGTGTGTAGTGTATACCTGCAGGGTGAGCTTTTGGCACAAGCCAGGGGTACAAAAAAGACCTCCAAGCACATTGCAGCTGAGGAGGCCGTGAAAAAGCTACGAATGAACCAGGCCAACCGGCAGCACCAGGAACAGTACGAACAAAACCATCAGCAGTCGTTTTTTCAAGAAAACCCCACCTTCGAGCAGCCTACTAACCATTTTAATCAACTGGGTGGAGGCAAGAAAAAGCTCAGTGAACTGGTTATTCTGGAAAACTCTGATAATGCCATTTGCATCATCAACGACACGGCGCAGTTCAATAAAGTCACTGCGGACTACAGATTCACTATGTTAGCAGACCAGAACTGGAGATGTGAAGTTTATTTAGAGGGCCAGTTTGTAGCTTCTGGGATCGGCCCCAAGAAAATCGTTAAACACGTCGCAGCTGAAGAGGCCATTGCTACACTGAAACGTACATACGCGGTGGTGAAGTCCAACCTCAGGAAGGAAGGCAACGTGGATGCTCTTTCCCGAAATCAGATCATGGCCCGCGCCGGAGAAGAGGCCATGCGGCAGGAGATCAAGGAGGACAACATCGGTAACCAGTTGCTGCGTAAGATGGGCTGGAAAGGCGGCGGTTTAGGCCGAGAGGGAGAAGGCATCGCAGAACCAATCATGGTTAAGGAACAGTTTACTAGAGAAGGACTGGGTATGGACCGGGACAGACATGGGAATCACCTGACCAAGCGTAACATTGAGGAAATCATACGCAATTATGCTTGCTCAGATCGGCAGGACGACCTGCGCTTCTCCACAGAGTTGAATAACGACGAGCGCAAGCAGATCCATCAGGTCTCACAAAAATACGGGCTGCGGAGCAAATCCTACGGTCAGGGAAAACAGCGCTTTCTTGTCGTTAGCCGAAGAGTTCACAAGGACCAACTGATCGGTCAGCTGCTGCAAGAGGGTCAGGTTGGACGGTACGAGTTGGTCAAACCACAGGCCTCTCACTGA